One region of Quercus lobata isolate SW786 chromosome 2, ValleyOak3.0 Primary Assembly, whole genome shotgun sequence genomic DNA includes:
- the LOC115974869 gene encoding transcription initiation factor TFIID subunit 5 gives MEEDQLEKFVVAYLKKKGFKQAEHAFQEELQQHQSKNNSSSSISTNSITDPDFAKHLLSFSELENVPARYQDGYSKLRSWTYSSLDLYKHELLRVLYPVFIHCFMDLVVKGHIQEARTFFNSFREDHEMMHSRDLQKLEGVLSPSHLEEMEFAHSLRHSKVKIKICQYSYELLLQYLHKTQLTIMLGIINEHINFQVSPGQPISISDDAEVVTLIGSSQDEATLINQKEIQWGLLEDSLEERLEKSGVLLSDSEKAEGETKEGELDENKKRSVEGGKQGSSTKKLKKDKAASATGKTGRPEANAVITAPRVKPELALPVISTEVEKSILEDLRNRVQLSSVSLPSVNFYTFINTHNGLNCSSISHDGSLVAGGFSDSSLKVWDMAKLGQEAVGSVLQGENDTTSSEHVLGSNSGKRSYTLFQGHLGPVYSATFSPLGDFLLSSSADSTVRLWSTTMNANLVCYKGHNYPVWDVQFSPLGHYFASASHDRTARIWSMDRIQPLRIMAGHLSDVDCVQWHVNCNYIATGSSDKTVRLWDVQSGECVRIFIGHRSMVLSLAMSSDGRYMASGDEDGVIMMWDLSSGRCVTPLMGHTSCVWSLAFSCEGSLLASGSADCTVKLWDVTASTKVPRTEENKSGNTNRLRSLRTLPTKSSPVYALRFSRRNLLFAAGVLSKSV, from the exons atggaggAAGATCAATTAGAGAAATTCGTGGTAGCGTATTTGAAGAAGAAAGGGTTTAAGCAAGCTGAGCACGCTTTCCAAGAAGAACTTCAACAACATCAGAGCAAGAACAATTCTTCATCCTCCATCTCCACCAACTCCATCACTGACCCTGACTTCGCCAAGCACCTCCTCTCATTCTCcga ATTGGAGAATGTTCCAGCACGATATCAGGATGGATATAGCAAGCTAAGGTCTTGGACTTATAGTTCACTAGATTTATACAAG CATGAGTTGCTTCGTGTGCTTTATCCTGTATTTATTCATTGTTTCATGGATCTGGTGGTGAAAGGGCATATTCAAGAAG CTCGAACCTTTTTCAATAGTTTCCGTGAAGACCATGAAATGATGCACTCACGAGACCTTCAAAAGTTGGAAGGAgttctttctccctctcatcTGGag GAGATGGAATTTGCTCATTCTCTTAGGCATAGCAAAGTCAAAATAAAGATATGTCAG TACTCCTATGAGCTTCTGCTGCAGTATCTACACAAGACACAATTGACCATAATGCTTGGGATTATAAATGAGCATATTAACTTTCAAG TTTCTCCGGGACAGCCCATCTCAATCTCTGATGATGCCGAAGTTGTTACACTTATTGGAAGCAGCCAGGATGAGGCCACTCTGATAAATCAGAAGGAAATACAATGGGGG CTGCTAGAAGATTCTTTAGAAGAACGCTTGGAAAAGAGCGGGGTTTTGCTTTCAGATTCGGAAAAGGCTGAAGGAGAAACGAAAGAGGGGGAATTGGATGAGAATAAG AAACGATCAGTCGAAGGAGGAAAGCAAGGCTCGTCAACAAAAAAGTTGAAGAAAGACAAGGCTGCAAGTGCAACAGGGAAAACTGGGCGTCCTGAGGCCAATGCTGTAATTACGGCACCACGAGTTAAACCAGAGCTTGCTTTGCCAGTAAT TTCAACAGAGGTAGAAAAGTCTATTCTTGAGGACCTAAGAAACCGTGTACAGTTGAGTAGTGTTTCACTGCCATCTGTCAACTTCTATACATTTATCAACACACATAATGG CTTAAACTGTTCATCAATATCCCATGATGGTTCTTTGGTTGCTGGTGGATTTTCAGACTCATCATTGAAG GTTTGGGACATGGCAAAGCTTGGACAAGAAGCTGTTGGTT CTGTTTTGCAGGGTGAAAATGATACTACTTCAAGTGAACATGTTTTAGGGTCAAACAGCGGGAAAAGATCTTATACATTATTTCAGGGTCATTTGGGCCCGGTTTATTCTGCCACTTTTAGCCCTCTCGGTGACTTTTTACTTTCCTCTTCAGCAGACTCGACAG TTCGGTTATGGAGCACTACAATGAATGCAAATCTTGTCTGCTATAAAGGCCATAATTATCCTGTATGGGATGTTCAG TTTAGTCCTCTAGGACATTATTTTGCCAGCGCTTCACATGATCGAACAGCAAGGATTTGGTCCATGGACAGAATACAGCCTTTAAGAATAATGGCAGGGCACTTGTCTGATGTCGAT TGTGTTCAATGGCACGTCAACTGCAACTACATTGCCACTGGCTCTAGTGATAAAACAGTCCGATTGTGGGATGTACAAAGTGGGGAGTGTGTCCGAATATTTATTGGTCACAGGAGTATGGTTTTGTCTTTGGCAATGTCATCTGATGGTCGGTATATGGCCTCTGGTGATGAAGATGGAGTAATCATGATGTGGGACCTCTCAAGTGGTCGCTGTGTCACACCTTTAATGGGTCACACCTCATGTGTATGGTCGCTTGCTTTCAG TTGTGAAGGCTCACTTCTTGCATCTGGGTCTGCTGATTGCACTGTAAAATTATGGGATGTAACTGCAAGTACGAAGGTGCCAAGAACTGAAGAAAA CAAAAGTGGAAATACGAACAGACTAAGATCATTGAGAACGCTTCCAACCAAGTCTAGCCCTGTCTATGCATTGCGG TTTTCTCGAAGAAATCTTCTTTTTGCAGCTGGAGTCCTTTCAAAAAGTGTATAA